Proteins from a single region of Haloterrigena alkaliphila:
- a CDS encoding metal-dependent transcriptional regulator encodes MMLSDVMEDYLKAIYQLQRESDDRIKTSAIASELDVTSPTVTSMLDKLEDRGLVDREKYKGVTLTDEGETVALEVIRHHRLLEAYLTEHLDYDWAEVHEEADRLEHHISEDFEARVAAALGEPTVDPHGSPIPGADLEPPERPDGNDVTEFAEGDVVVVEEVADRDADVLSYLAEHGVRPGVELEIVEVAPFGMVTARSSDHDGTVSLPESVAHHVRVAEPPEVEQ; translated from the coding sequence GAGAGCGACGATCGTATCAAGACCTCCGCCATCGCGTCGGAGCTGGACGTCACGTCGCCGACCGTGACCAGCATGCTCGACAAACTCGAGGACCGGGGGCTGGTCGACCGCGAGAAGTACAAGGGCGTCACCCTGACCGACGAGGGCGAGACCGTCGCCCTGGAGGTGATCCGCCACCACCGCCTGCTCGAGGCCTACCTGACCGAACACCTCGACTACGACTGGGCGGAGGTCCACGAGGAAGCCGATCGGCTCGAACACCACATCAGCGAGGACTTCGAAGCCCGCGTCGCGGCCGCACTGGGCGAACCGACGGTCGACCCCCACGGCTCGCCGATCCCCGGCGCCGACCTCGAGCCGCCCGAGCGACCCGACGGCAACGACGTCACCGAGTTCGCGGAAGGCGACGTCGTGGTCGTCGAGGAGGTCGCCGACCGGGACGCCGACGTGCTCTCGTATCTCGCCGAGCACGGCGTCCGACCCGGCGTCGAACTCGAAATCGTCGAGGTCGCCCCCTTCGGCATGGTCACGGCCCGCTCGAGCGATCACGACGGTACCGTTTCGCTTCCCGAGTCCGTGGCCCACCACGTCCGCGTGGCGGAACCGCCGGAAGTAGAACAGTAA
- a CDS encoding toxin-antitoxin system TumE family protein: protein MEPTANDLDGFDDATVYEDGTVVRVSIRRTEDEAYPSGWRYTFHYGALTPSAETLDDGTIRRYDNSHEDTKGHELHAAPDPEPKPVEFTDIEELYERFWDEIPKPRFDPSKETDTHD, encoded by the coding sequence ATGGAACCGACAGCCAACGACCTCGATGGGTTCGACGATGCGACGGTGTACGAGGACGGGACTGTAGTCCGCGTGTCGATCCGCCGTACCGAGGACGAGGCGTATCCCTCGGGATGGCGATATACGTTCCACTACGGAGCGCTTACTCCTAGTGCCGAAACGCTCGACGATGGGACGATCCGTCGGTACGATAATTCCCACGAGGACACGAAAGGCCACGAACTCCACGCCGCGCCCGATCCAGAGCCGAAACCTGTCGAGTTCACGGACATAGAAGAACTCTACGAGAGGTTCTGGGACGAGATACCAAAACCGCGATTCGATCCATCCAAGGAGACCGATACACATGACTAA
- a CDS encoding Rrf2 family transcriptional regulator — protein sequence MSSIELTPSQKKILRALTNLHKESEAAIKGEDIAEQVDRNPGTIRNQMQSLKALQLVEGVPGPKGGYKPTAAAYEALEIQQMDDPASVPLEHEGQAVEDIIVEEIDLSSVHHPELCRAEIHMQGSMGEIHEDDSVIVGPTPLSKLVIEGRVDGKDDTNNILILRIDDMIAPAEEPAH from the coding sequence ATGTCATCCATCGAACTCACCCCCAGTCAGAAGAAGATCCTGCGCGCGTTGACGAATCTCCACAAGGAGTCCGAGGCCGCGATCAAAGGAGAGGACATCGCCGAACAGGTCGACCGTAATCCGGGAACGATCCGTAACCAGATGCAGAGTCTCAAAGCCCTGCAACTGGTAGAAGGTGTACCGGGACCCAAAGGCGGCTACAAACCGACCGCAGCGGCCTACGAGGCCCTCGAGATCCAGCAGATGGACGATCCCGCCTCCGTCCCCCTCGAGCACGAGGGCCAGGCCGTCGAGGACATCATCGTCGAGGAGATCGACCTCTCGAGCGTCCACCACCCCGAACTCTGCCGGGCCGAAATCCACATGCAGGGTTCGATGGGCGAGATCCACGAGGACGACTCGGTCATCGTCGGTCCGACGCCGCTGTCGAAACTCGTCATCGAGGGCCGCGTCGACGGCAAAGACGATACGAACAACATCCTCATCCTGCGCATCGACGACATGATCGCGCCCGCCGAAGAGCCGGCCCACTGA
- the gyrA gene encoding DNA gyrase subunit A, with product MSSDVPDPTDVEARAVENVRIEDEMEQSYIDYAMSVIAGRALPRVEDGLKPVHRRILYAMHEMGVTSGSSHRKSSSIVGETMGDYHPHGDSAIYDTLVRMAQDFSMRYPLVDGQGNFGSMDGDPAAAQRYTEARMSSISEELLEDIDKDTVDFSANYDDRLREPDVLPAAFPNLLVNGSSGIAVGMSTNIPPHNLSEIVDATIELIDDPDATVEDLMEHVKGPDFPTGANIVGRDAIYSAYKTGRGRLRVRAEFEVEEWKSGRKRIVITELPFQANKARLVERIAEDVNEGEIEGISDLRDESDRDGVRIVVELKRGANTEVVKNRLLENHLERTFGVINLALVDGQPQVLSLKETLEEYIAHRREVVRRRSEYDLAEAEDRAHILEGRLTAVENADDVVELIRNSEDRSAAKDALREAYDFSQDQADHIVRMQLGSLTSMETAEIETEYEEVQAEIERLTTILESEAELLSVIKDELREIEEEYGDDRRTSIVEDQGTVTHEDLIPEEEVFVVMTEDDYVKRMPIDDFDPQGRGGKGIIGADVKEDDRVTTVFRANTHDYLLCFTNQGQVYQLKTYEIPEMGRTARGKSAVNILDLDPGEDITAIVDTDAFGDDEFVTMATRNGYVKRTAGEDFENIRTTGIIAADLEEDDELVDVEVTDGTQDLVIATEGGMTIRFDEDEVRAMGRNARGVNGIKLQEDDAVAGLVATDEDDGQALLTVTRNGYGKRTRLSEYRTQSRYGKGLIDIKTGERNGPVTAVKAVDDDDQLVMMSERGQIVRTRVDEISEVGRNTMGVIVMDVDDDDAVASVDDIPAAAAADAGEN from the coding sequence ATGAGTTCAGACGTACCCGATCCGACCGACGTAGAGGCTCGAGCGGTAGAGAACGTCCGTATCGAGGACGAGATGGAGCAGAGCTACATCGACTACGCGATGTCCGTCATCGCGGGTCGCGCCCTCCCGCGGGTGGAGGACGGCCTGAAGCCCGTCCACCGGCGCATCCTGTACGCGATGCACGAGATGGGCGTCACCAGCGGTTCGTCCCACCGGAAGTCCTCCTCGATCGTCGGGGAGACGATGGGTGACTACCACCCCCACGGCGACAGCGCGATCTACGACACCCTGGTCCGGATGGCCCAGGACTTCTCGATGCGCTATCCCCTCGTGGACGGTCAGGGGAACTTCGGCTCGATGGACGGCGATCCGGCCGCGGCACAGCGGTACACCGAGGCCCGGATGTCCTCGATCTCCGAGGAACTGCTCGAGGACATCGACAAGGACACCGTCGATTTCTCCGCGAACTACGACGACCGCCTGCGCGAGCCCGACGTGCTCCCGGCGGCGTTCCCGAACCTCCTCGTGAACGGCTCCTCGGGGATCGCGGTCGGGATGTCGACCAACATCCCGCCGCACAACCTGAGCGAGATCGTCGACGCCACGATCGAACTGATCGACGACCCCGACGCGACGGTCGAGGACCTGATGGAGCACGTCAAGGGCCCCGACTTCCCCACCGGCGCGAACATCGTCGGCCGCGACGCCATCTACTCGGCCTACAAGACCGGCCGCGGGCGCCTCCGCGTGCGCGCCGAGTTCGAGGTCGAGGAGTGGAAGAGCGGGCGCAAACGAATCGTCATCACCGAACTGCCCTTCCAGGCGAACAAGGCTCGACTGGTCGAGCGCATCGCCGAGGACGTCAACGAGGGCGAGATCGAGGGCATCAGCGACCTGCGCGACGAGTCCGACCGCGACGGCGTCCGCATCGTCGTCGAACTCAAACGCGGCGCCAACACCGAGGTCGTCAAGAATCGCCTGCTCGAGAATCACCTCGAGCGCACGTTCGGCGTCATCAACCTCGCGCTGGTCGACGGCCAGCCCCAGGTGCTCTCGCTGAAGGAGACCTTGGAGGAGTACATCGCCCACCGCCGCGAAGTGGTTCGGCGGCGCAGCGAGTACGACCTCGCGGAAGCCGAGGACCGCGCCCACATCCTCGAGGGGCGACTGACCGCCGTCGAGAACGCCGACGACGTCGTCGAACTGATCCGCAACAGCGAGGACCGGTCGGCCGCGAAGGACGCGCTTCGCGAGGCCTACGACTTCTCGCAGGATCAGGCCGACCACATCGTCCGGATGCAGTTGGGCAGCCTCACCTCGATGGAGACCGCCGAGATCGAGACGGAGTACGAGGAGGTCCAGGCCGAAATCGAGCGCCTGACGACCATCCTCGAGAGCGAGGCGGAACTCCTGTCTGTCATCAAGGACGAACTCCGTGAGATCGAGGAGGAGTACGGCGACGACCGCCGGACCTCGATCGTCGAGGATCAGGGGACGGTCACCCACGAGGACCTCATCCCCGAGGAGGAGGTGTTCGTGGTCATGACCGAGGACGACTACGTCAAGCGGATGCCCATCGACGACTTCGACCCCCAGGGTCGGGGCGGTAAGGGCATCATCGGCGCGGACGTCAAAGAGGACGACCGCGTGACGACGGTGTTCCGGGCGAACACCCACGACTACCTGCTCTGCTTTACGAATCAGGGGCAGGTCTACCAGCTCAAGACCTACGAGATCCCCGAGATGGGCCGGACGGCGCGCGGGAAATCCGCGGTCAACATCCTCGACCTCGATCCCGGAGAGGACATCACCGCCATCGTCGACACCGACGCCTTCGGCGACGACGAGTTCGTGACGATGGCTACCCGCAACGGCTACGTCAAGCGGACCGCCGGCGAGGACTTCGAGAACATCCGTACGACGGGGATCATCGCCGCCGACCTCGAGGAGGACGACGAACTCGTCGACGTCGAGGTCACCGACGGCACGCAGGACCTCGTCATCGCCACCGAAGGCGGCATGACGATTCGGTTCGACGAGGACGAGGTTCGCGCGATGGGCCGCAACGCCCGCGGCGTCAACGGGATCAAACTGCAGGAGGACGACGCGGTCGCCGGCCTCGTCGCGACCGACGAGGACGACGGCCAGGCGCTGTTGACCGTGACTCGGAACGGCTACGGGAAGCGAACCCGCCTCTCGGAGTATCGCACCCAGTCGCGGTACGGCAAGGGGCTGATCGACATCAAGACGGGCGAGCGCAACGGCCCCGTGACGGCCGTCAAGGCCGTCGACGACGACGACCAGCTCGTCATGATGAGCGAGCGCGGGCAGATCGTTCGCACGCGCGTCGACGAGATCTCGGAGGTGGGCCGCAACACGATGGGCGTCATCGTCATGGACGTCGACGACGACGACGCGGTCGCGAGCGTCGACGACATCCCGGCGGCCGCGGCGGCCGACGCCGGGGAGAACTGA
- a CDS encoding ABC transporter permease: MSADLRSGRTGGYVTLLRAVIYRDLLIWVRYPVNAGLRLFINLLFFGMLFYGGTLLAGQAIADSLEGLIVGYFLWTLSTGAYSGLVNDVRAEASWGTLERHYVTPFGFGPVVLAKAVAIVFRTFLTSAVVLAVMLLVTETRLDIHLTTVVPVATLAITSALGLGLAMGGLSVLYKRIDSVVNLLGFAFVGLISAPAFDLWWTAALPLVQGSAMLQLAMTEGVRLWEFDPVALAVLVGTALGYLGLGYLVFRFATRRARRLGVLGDY, translated from the coding sequence GTGAGCGCCGATCTCCGGTCCGGGCGGACGGGCGGTTACGTCACCCTGCTGCGGGCCGTGATCTACCGCGACCTCCTGATCTGGGTCCGGTATCCCGTCAACGCGGGCCTCAGGCTGTTCATCAACCTGCTGTTCTTCGGCATGCTGTTCTACGGCGGCACCCTGCTGGCGGGCCAGGCGATCGCGGACTCCCTCGAGGGACTGATCGTCGGCTACTTCCTGTGGACGCTGTCGACCGGCGCCTACTCGGGGCTGGTCAACGACGTCCGGGCCGAAGCGAGCTGGGGGACGCTCGAGCGCCACTACGTCACCCCCTTCGGCTTCGGCCCGGTGGTGCTCGCCAAGGCGGTGGCGATCGTCTTCCGGACGTTCCTCACCTCCGCCGTCGTCCTCGCGGTGATGCTCCTGGTGACCGAGACGCGACTCGACATTCACCTCACGACCGTCGTCCCCGTGGCGACGCTCGCGATCACCTCGGCGCTGGGGCTCGGCCTGGCGATGGGCGGACTGAGCGTGCTCTACAAGCGGATCGACAGCGTCGTCAACCTCCTCGGGTTCGCGTTCGTCGGGCTGATCTCGGCGCCCGCGTTCGACCTGTGGTGGACGGCGGCGCTCCCGCTAGTCCAGGGGAGCGCGATGCTCCAGCTGGCGATGACCGAGGGCGTTCGCCTCTGGGAGTTCGATCCCGTCGCGCTCGCGGTCCTCGTCGGGACGGCGCTCGGCTATCTGGGGCTGGGGTACCTCGTCTTCCGGTTCGCGACGCGCCGCGCCCGTCGGCTGGGCGTGCTCGGAGACTACTGA
- the gyrB gene encoding DNA topoisomerase (ATP-hydrolyzing) subunit B, with translation MSQESEYGAGQIQVLEGLEAVRKRPAMYIGSTDSRGLHHLVYEVVDNSIDEALAGYCDDITVTIHEDGSVGVADDGRGIPVDTHDEYDRPALEVILTVLHAGGKFDNKSYQVSGGLHGVGVSVVNALSERLEAEVKRDGGVFRHAFEEGEPVGDMERVRDMDDDEETGTQVRFWPDTGIFEGDEFSFSTLSNRLRELAFLNSGVRITLRDEREADDEGEFVEDTYEYEGGIREFVDYLNETRSAMHDDVIYFEDEEQNIQIEVAMQATEELQGSIHAFANNINTREGGTHLTGFKTALTRTVNDYAKDNDMLDDLENNLKGEDIREGLTAVISVKHPDPQFEGQTKTKLGNSEVRGIVESAMHEGLGTYFEEHPDTAQAIVMKAVEAAKARKAAQKAEELTRRKSALESTSLPGKLADCQTKDPDEAELFIAEGDSAGGSAKQARNPDFQAILPIKGKILNVEKHRLDRILENDEIRNMITAIGAGIGDEFDIEDVRYKKIIMATDADVDGAHIRTLLLTFFYRHMRPLLEGGYVYATQPPLYRIRYRGETYDAMTEAERDEIVEEQCDGNPTQVQRFKGLGEMNPQQLWDTTMDPENRILKQITIEDAAAADKMFSVLMGDAVEPRKQFIKDHAPEAEWIDI, from the coding sequence ATGTCCCAGGAAAGCGAGTACGGCGCCGGACAGATTCAGGTCCTAGAGGGCCTGGAGGCTGTGCGAAAGCGACCGGCGATGTACATCGGCTCTACGGATTCTCGAGGACTTCATCACCTGGTCTACGAGGTGGTGGACAACTCGATCGACGAGGCACTGGCCGGCTACTGCGACGATATCACCGTCACGATCCACGAGGACGGGTCGGTGGGCGTCGCGGACGACGGCCGTGGCATCCCCGTCGATACGCACGACGAGTACGACCGCCCCGCACTCGAGGTCATTCTGACGGTCCTCCACGCCGGCGGCAAGTTCGACAACAAGTCCTACCAGGTCTCCGGCGGCCTCCACGGCGTCGGCGTCTCGGTCGTCAACGCCCTCTCCGAGCGACTCGAGGCCGAGGTCAAACGCGACGGTGGCGTCTTCCGCCACGCGTTCGAGGAGGGCGAACCCGTCGGCGATATGGAACGGGTTCGCGATATGGACGACGACGAGGAGACCGGGACGCAGGTCCGGTTCTGGCCAGATACCGGCATCTTCGAGGGCGACGAGTTCTCCTTCTCGACGCTCTCGAACCGGCTCCGGGAACTGGCCTTCCTCAACTCGGGCGTTCGCATCACGCTGCGCGACGAGCGCGAGGCGGACGACGAGGGCGAATTCGTCGAAGATACGTACGAGTACGAGGGCGGCATCCGCGAGTTCGTCGACTACCTCAACGAGACGCGCTCGGCGATGCACGACGACGTCATCTACTTCGAGGACGAGGAGCAGAACATCCAGATCGAGGTCGCGATGCAGGCCACCGAGGAACTGCAGGGCTCGATCCACGCCTTCGCGAACAACATCAACACCCGCGAGGGCGGGACCCACCTCACCGGGTTCAAGACCGCGCTGACGCGGACGGTCAACGACTACGCGAAGGACAACGACATGCTCGACGACCTCGAGAACAACCTCAAGGGCGAGGACATCCGCGAGGGCCTTACTGCGGTCATCTCGGTCAAACACCCGGACCCGCAGTTCGAGGGCCAGACGAAGACGAAACTCGGGAACTCGGAAGTTCGGGGAATCGTCGAGAGCGCGATGCACGAGGGGCTCGGAACCTACTTCGAGGAACACCCCGACACTGCCCAGGCGATCGTGATGAAGGCCGTCGAGGCCGCGAAGGCCCGCAAGGCCGCCCAGAAGGCCGAGGAGCTGACCCGGCGGAAGTCCGCCCTCGAGTCCACGTCGCTGCCGGGCAAACTCGCGGACTGCCAGACCAAGGATCCCGACGAGGCCGAACTGTTCATCGCGGAGGGTGACTCCGCGGGCGGCAGCGCGAAGCAGGCTCGGAATCCGGATTTCCAGGCGATCCTCCCCATCAAGGGGAAGATCCTGAACGTCGAAAAGCATCGGCTGGACCGGATCCTCGAGAACGACGAGATCCGGAACATGATCACCGCCATCGGCGCGGGGATCGGCGACGAGTTCGACATCGAGGACGTCCGCTACAAGAAGATCATCATGGCGACCGACGCCGACGTCGACGGCGCCCACATCCGGACCCTCCTGTTGACGTTCTTCTACCGACACATGCGTCCGCTGCTCGAGGGTGGGTACGTCTACGCGACCCAGCCGCCGCTCTACCGGATTCGCTACCGCGGGGAGACCTACGACGCGATGACGGAGGCCGAACGCGACGAGATCGTCGAAGAGCAGTGCGACGGCAATCCGACGCAGGTCCAGCGGTTCAAGGGACTGGGCGAGATGAACCCCCAACAGCTCTGGGACACGACGATGGACCCCGAGAACCGCATCCTCAAGCAGATCACGATCGAGGACGCGGCCGCGGCGGACAAGATGTTCTCCGTCCTGATGGGCGACGCCGTCGAACCGCGCAAGCAGTTCATCAAGGACCACGCGCCGGAGGCCGAATGGATCGACATTTGA
- a CDS encoding universal stress protein, with product MPSRVLVPFDDSERAREALEYAVDLFPDGEFVALTVVDTSSVPAIPNTATDDDEVSEAVENVFGDVEERLAVPERLAAERDVRIETRTRLGAPAQEIVEFVETEDVDHVVMGSRGRSGVKRLLLGSVAEVVVRHSPVPVTVVR from the coding sequence ATGCCATCCCGAGTGCTGGTCCCTTTCGACGACTCCGAGCGCGCCCGCGAGGCCCTCGAGTACGCCGTCGACCTGTTTCCGGACGGCGAGTTCGTCGCGTTGACGGTCGTCGACACCTCGTCGGTGCCCGCGATTCCCAACACCGCGACGGACGACGACGAAGTCTCGGAGGCGGTCGAGAACGTCTTCGGCGACGTCGAGGAACGCCTCGCAGTCCCCGAACGACTCGCCGCCGAGCGAGACGTGCGGATCGAGACCCGCACGCGACTCGGCGCCCCGGCCCAGGAAATCGTCGAATTCGTCGAGACCGAAGACGTCGACCACGTCGTGATGGGGAGCCGCGGCCGGTCGGGCGTCAAACGCCTCCTGCTGGGGAGCGTCGCCGAAGTCGTCGTGAGACACTCGCCGGTCCCGGTGACCGTGGTCCGCTGA
- a CDS encoding ABC transporter ATP-binding protein — MESESTELERARGIDGDDGGSDATLETEATIETAARERNGPALAVEGLSKTFGSGDEAVTAVEDVSFTVESGEVIGLLGPNGAGKTTTIKSILGLILPDEGAVRIHGIDVYDHPRAAYDHVDAMLEGARNDYWRLTVRENLRYFAAIRGRDPDALADRHDELLERLDLSDRADTPVRELSRGMKQKVSLASVLAGDVSVAFLDEPTLGLDVESSLTLRRELVRLADERGLTLVVSSHDMDVIEAVCDRVVIMNEGRIVADDTVENLLAGFETQGYRIAVRGADEPILADLRERFDVTDLERLDDDRTRFAVAADSATFYRLTDAMEAHGLELEAVETVKPNLEDAFVELTGGSGHGDGGGGEHDGGGERDGGGGRGSEDGILGGEEEARGGKDETRGSDGGTHGGERR; from the coding sequence ATGGAGAGTGAGTCGACGGAGCTCGAGCGCGCTCGCGGGATCGACGGCGACGACGGGGGTAGCGACGCCACACTCGAGACTGAAGCGACGATCGAGACCGCCGCGCGCGAGCGGAACGGCCCCGCGCTGGCCGTCGAGGGGCTCTCGAAGACGTTCGGGAGCGGAGACGAGGCCGTAACCGCGGTCGAGGACGTCTCGTTCACCGTCGAATCCGGCGAAGTGATCGGGCTGCTCGGACCCAACGGCGCCGGCAAGACGACCACGATCAAGTCCATCCTCGGGCTGATCCTCCCCGACGAGGGCGCGGTCCGGATCCACGGTATCGACGTCTACGACCACCCCAGAGCGGCCTACGACCACGTCGACGCCATGCTCGAGGGAGCGCGCAACGACTACTGGCGGCTCACCGTCCGGGAGAACCTGCGGTACTTCGCGGCGATCCGCGGACGGGATCCCGACGCGCTCGCCGACCGCCACGACGAACTGCTCGAGCGATTGGACCTGTCCGACAGGGCCGATACCCCCGTTCGAGAGCTCTCCCGCGGGATGAAACAGAAGGTGTCCCTCGCGAGCGTGCTGGCCGGCGACGTCTCCGTGGCCTTCCTCGACGAACCGACGCTGGGCCTCGACGTCGAGAGTTCGCTGACGCTGCGGCGCGAACTCGTCAGACTCGCCGACGAGCGCGGACTGACGCTGGTGGTCTCGAGCCACGACATGGACGTCATCGAAGCCGTCTGCGACCGCGTCGTCATCATGAACGAGGGGCGGATCGTCGCCGACGACACCGTCGAGAACCTGCTGGCGGGCTTCGAGACGCAGGGGTACCGGATCGCCGTCCGCGGAGCCGACGAACCGATCCTCGCCGACCTCCGCGAGCGGTTCGACGTGACCGATCTCGAGCGACTCGACGACGACCGCACGCGGTTCGCGGTGGCGGCCGACTCGGCGACGTTCTACCGACTCACCGACGCGATGGAAGCCCACGGCCTCGAACTCGAGGCGGTCGAGACGGTCAAACCGAATCTGGAGGACGCGTTCGTCGAACTGACCGGCGGGAGTGGACACGGCGATGGGGGCGGAGGCGAACACGACGGCGGAGGCGAACGCGACGGCGGGGGCGGACGCGGCAGCGAGGACGGAATTCTCGGCGGCGAGGAGGAAGCTCGTGGCGGCAAGGATGAAACTCGCGGCAGCGATGGCGGAACTCACGGCGGTGAGCGGCGGTGA
- a CDS encoding sulfite exporter TauE/SafE family protein encodes MFGLPFDVSLVLLLVSIAFFSGIGITAIGPGGIFVTIALYSLTPLASSQIAGTAHATFVVTGLVGSAAYLHSGEMKTGQSRSIAVVLSVSSVLGALVGSYVNGFVPRSVFGILLGGVSMTVGGIILYRERRGFSPLYDLDPLEREGQVALAGLGFVLGVCSGLLGIGGPVLAVPALVLVGVPMLLAVAVAQVQSIFIAGFAAAGYALQGQVVLPLAVVIGTPLLLGVVTGWKVAHAIDPEKLKVALGVVLFAVGPYLAL; translated from the coding sequence ATGTTCGGACTTCCTTTCGACGTCTCCCTCGTGTTGCTGCTCGTCTCGATCGCCTTCTTCTCGGGCATCGGCATCACGGCGATCGGTCCCGGCGGGATCTTCGTGACGATCGCGCTCTACTCGCTGACGCCGCTGGCCTCGAGCCAGATCGCCGGCACCGCCCACGCGACGTTCGTCGTCACCGGTCTCGTCGGGAGCGCCGCCTACCTCCACTCCGGCGAGATGAAGACCGGCCAGAGCCGCTCGATCGCGGTCGTCCTCAGTGTTTCAAGCGTCCTCGGCGCCCTCGTCGGCTCCTACGTCAACGGCTTCGTCCCGCGGTCGGTGTTCGGCATCCTGCTCGGCGGCGTCTCGATGACCGTCGGCGGCATCATCCTCTACCGCGAACGGCGCGGGTTCAGCCCGCTGTACGATCTCGACCCCCTCGAGCGGGAGGGGCAGGTCGCGCTGGCCGGACTCGGCTTCGTTCTAGGGGTCTGCAGCGGCCTGCTGGGGATCGGCGGCCCGGTGCTCGCGGTTCCCGCGCTGGTGCTGGTCGGCGTCCCGATGCTGCTGGCCGTCGCCGTCGCGCAGGTCCAGTCGATCTTCATCGCGGGCTTCGCGGCCGCGGGCTACGCCCTCCAGGGCCAGGTGGTCCTCCCGCTGGCCGTCGTCATCGGGACGCCGCTCCTGCTGGGCGTCGTCACGGGATGGAAGGTCGCCCACGCGATCGACCCCGAGAAGCTGAAGGTCGCGCTGGGGGTCGTCCTCTTCGCCGTCGGTCCGTACCTCGCCCTCTGA